From the genome of Deltaproteobacteria bacterium:
TGCCGCAGTTAAATCCGAACCAACCACACCACAGAATGAATACGCCGATGGTAGCGGTCGTCATGTTGTGGCCAGGAATCGGGTGGACCTTGCCATTAGCAAATTTCCCCTGGCGCGGACCGAGGACCAACACTCCGGCTAACGCACACCACCCGCCAACCGAATGAACAACAGTTCCTCCAGCGAAATCAGAAAAGCCATACACCGCTAGCCAGCCATCTCCCCAAACCCAATGGCCGGTGATCGGATAGATCACGCTAATGATGACGAAAGAGAACACCATAAACGCAGCGAATTTGATACGTTCTGCCACCGCCCCAGACACAATCGTCGCCGCTGTCCCCGCAAACACCAATTCAAAGAAAAACTTGGCGAACAGTGGAATCCCGGCCCAACTGATGGCTTTGTACACGCCACTGTAGGCTTCCCATGAGGCCGGACTATTGTCCGCACCACGGAGAAAGAACAGACCTTGCGTTCCCATAAACCCATTCCCATCACCAAACATGATCCCCCAACCAACAAAAAGAAACGTCAAGGAAGAGATAGAGAAAACGATGAAGTTCTTGGCGAGGATATTGACGCAGTTCTTGGCTCGACAGAGGCCACTCTCAAGCATCGCAAAGCCAAGATTCATCAAGAAGATGAGCATAGCAGCAAACAGCACCCACACGGTGTCGAGCATCACCTTTGGGGTGAGCAATAACGCAGAGACCTGGTCCGGGGTCGCCGGTTTGAGCACTTCTTGTGCCCAGGCTAGAGATGCACCCAACGCACCTTCAACACCTATCACAGCAAACAAGAACACCACACGAGAAATCGGCCTTGCACTCCGCAGCATGATTCGGTTCCTTCCGTGTCTTCGCAGCATCTCCCGCGTCACTTCCTTACCCACACTTCAACGCGACGATTCTTCTCGCGGCCAAGGGGATCGTCGTTGGAAGCAACTGGTGCTTCCCCGCCAAGGCCAATCACAGTGCCAACTCGCAGCCCTTCGACCTCTAATTCTTTCTCAACCACTTTCGCCCGCTCTAAAGACAAGGCACGATTTGCAGATATCGCTCCGCTCGTATCGGAAAACCCAATCAAGATCAGGGTCGCATCTTTGTAGTCTGGTTGTGCAAGGAGGCCCACCACACGCCCGATATCTCGATTGGCACGAGAGTCGAGATCTGCACTGCCAGAGCGAAAACGAAAGCGCGTTAAAATTTCCGTAGCACCAACTGTGACCTCTCGCCATTCTGCGGATGCCAGTCGCGGATCACTCGTCTCGTCAGTTGCTGCTCCTTCCGCAGCAGCGGCACTGGCAACGGTGGAAACATCCAAACTGACAAAATTTGCTCGAGTGATGGCTGCCAGTGCCCCACTCCCTGGCATCTGATTCGTCGCGAAAGTAATGAACTCCGTCACATACGGGTTCTTCGGCATCACCGGTGCATAAAAATACAACCGCCGAGTGAGCAGGTAATCTTCCGTTTTCACAGTCCGCTGGTTCGGACGGCGTGGCTGCACCCCCTTCTCACTCAGGATCAGCGTCTTATTGGTCTGAATGAAAGACAAACCGACAACACCGATACTGGTCACATCCGCAGCAACGGCTTTCGCTAATTCCGCGCTATCTTCAAATCGGCGTGCTGTCTGCGACAGCGTCTTTTTCTCTCGTAAGAGAATTCTCTCACGGAAGAATTCGAAAGTTCCAGACTGGTCGTCTCGTGCCAGCAACAGAATTGGCCCTGAAGATCCGCCAACCTGTGACCAATTGGTGATCTCGCGTGCAAAAATCGCGGCGACTTGCGCTGTCGTCAGTTCGGAAACCGGATTCGAGGGGTGAACAATGATTGCCAGTCCATCAAGAGCGACGGTATGTTCACTGGCATTCGAACTCAGGTCACCCAGCGACGGCAGCAGCTCACGCACGGTGTCTTCAGTTATTTTTGCCGACGACATGCCAATATCGCACAGCCCATCCCTGAGGGCAGTAAACGCAGTTCTGGAACCGTGCGCATAAATCTCGACCATCTCTGGCGTACCATCATTATTTACATCGCCTCGCACAAACGACTCCCGCTCCCGCTCCCCAGGCACGTGCTCAACCGTCGTCGCGCCTTTTTCAAGCAGAAACGCTTTCGCCAGTTCCGGTCCCAGTTCAGCACCAATGGTATTCGAGCCATGTAGACGGAGAATGATATTGCGTTGTGGTGTAGCCGGAGACACAGAAGAGGACATTGTCGTCGCAGGACCTGGGGCTATAGCCGGACTCGGCACTCGTCGCGGTTGGGCAAGTGGCGCAGGTGGCGGAGTCGCGGATCGCGGCCATAAGAACGCTGCCACAGCGACAGTAAGCAGAGCCGCCGCCGCAACAAGCATTCTGCCGTTTCCTGCCTTTGCGGAGGCAGGTCCCTCAACAATAACGAGCGGTTTGTGACATTCCGGGCAAATGGGG
Proteins encoded in this window:
- a CDS encoding ammonium transporter; the encoded protein is MLRRHGRNRIMLRSARPISRVVFLFAVIGVEGALGASLAWAQEVLKPATPDQVSALLLTPKVMLDTVWVLFAAMLIFLMNLGFAMLESGLCRAKNCVNILAKNFIVFSISSLTFLFVGWGIMFGDGNGFMGTQGLFFLRGADNSPASWEAYSGVYKAISWAGIPLFAKFFFELVFAGTAATIVSGAVAERIKFAAFMVFSFVIISVIYPITGHWVWGDGWLAVYGFSDFAGGTVVHSVGGWCALAGVLVLGPRQGKFANGKVHPIPGHNMTTATIGVFILWCGWFGFNCGSTLAADPRAISHIAVVTNVAAVSASLSALVAATYLTGKPDLSMMFNGALAGLVASTASCAAIGVESALLVGLIAGALVVWSIFFFDRMQIDDPVGALSVHLTNGIWGTIAVGLFSDPSVAPVAGPLPGVFFGGGLSQLGVQVMGIVMVGLYTFGVALFAWKIIDMTMGVRVSEQEEREGLDLGEHGNVAYPDFRPESIVSLPIASLPAGGSPAPAAFAQNQR